One Anastrepha obliqua isolate idAnaObli1 chromosome 6, idAnaObli1_1.0, whole genome shotgun sequence DNA window includes the following coding sequences:
- the LOC129250487 gene encoding uncharacterized protein LOC129250487 encodes MEGNRAEGKTHPKDAADKARCQKVIDEYLAFQATQKAEAVKRNRSQDESDKPTKKHKVSVHTASIPKPTKRLFNEVARDHLQIALVDEITNRGKPASDKWSEIEARLSRIIVDHAMANPEGHVPGFDSMEVVRGYRVIKCEDQLSLYFLQAVVGKIQSDWEGLRLKLIPASKIPRRPRARIWIPNMEFEAKQLIPYLQAHNRTVPMDDWSIIKAEAPQKNSVSFLLQISEESFEPQEKWTINFGSASGKRN; translated from the exons atggaaggtaaTAGA gctgAAGGGAAAACTCATCCAAAGGACGCGGCCGATAAGGCAAGGTGCCAAAAGGTGATCGATGAGTACCTGGCGTTCCAGGCCACCCAGAAGGCAGAAGCCGTGAAACGCAATCGTTCGCAGGACGAAAGCGACAAACCAACGAAGAAGCACAAAGTGTCAGTTCACACCGCTTCAATACCAAAACCAACTAAACGCTTATTTAatgaggtggcacgggatcaCCTGCAAATAGCTTTGGTTGATGAAATAACTAACCGCGGTAAACCTGCATCGGATAAGTGGTCCGAAATCGAGGCCCGGCTGTCCCGTATTATCGTCGATCACGCCATGGCAAACCCGGAGGGGCATGTGCCAGGATTTGATTCAATGGAGGTGGTCCGCGGATACAGGGTGATCAAGTGCGAGGATCAACTCTCCCTTTACTTCCTGCAAGCAGTTGTGGGCAAGATCCAGAGCGACTGGGAAGGTTTGAGGCTCAAACTAATCCCGGCCAGTAAAATCCCTCGACGGCCGAGGGCTCGCATTTGGATTCCGAACATGGAATTCGAAGCTAAGCAACTTATTCCATACCTGCAGgcacacaaccgcactgttccGATGGATGACTGGagcatcatcaaagcggaggctccgcaaaagaacAGTGTGTCCTTCCTTCTCCAAATATCGGAGGAGAGCTTCGAGCCACAGGAAAAGTGGACAATAAACTTCGGTTCGGCGTCAGGAAAACGCAACTGA